One window from the genome of Salvia miltiorrhiza cultivar Shanhuang (shh) chromosome 7, IMPLAD_Smil_shh, whole genome shotgun sequence encodes:
- the LOC130993610 gene encoding 1,4-dihydroxy-2-naphthoyl-CoA synthase, peroxisomal-like, with product MAFGMTDKDIESINRRMASVSGHLIPAGFHDGNDNVALSNCSSGMDDTYHRVHGEVPTYIPQWKPVFDDPANPFTDIIYEKAEGIAKITINRPERRNAFRPQTVKELMRAFNDARDDNSIGVIIFTGKGTKAFCSGGDQSFRGKEGYADYDSFGRLNVLDLQVQIRRLPKPVIAMVAGYAVGGGHVLHMVCDLTIAAENAIFGQTGPKVGSVDAGYGASVMDRLIGPKRAREMWFMARFYNAAEADKMGLVNTVVPLEKLEEETVKWCREILRNSPMAIRVAKSALNAVDDGHSGLQQMGGDATLLFYGTEEGTEGKNAYLQRRKPDFSRFPRLP from the exons ATGGCATTTGGAATGACTGATAAAGATATTGAGAGTATCAACAGGCGAATGGCCTCTGTTTCCGGGCATCTCATTCCGGCCGGATTCCACGACGGGAACGATAACGTCGCCTTGTCCAATTGCAGCTCCGGGATGGATGACACCTACCACCGCGTGCACGGTGAGGTTCCGACCTACATTCCTCAATGGAAGCCGGTATTTGACGATCCCGCCAACCCCTTCACcgatattatctatgaaaaagCTGAAGGCATTGCTAAG ATAACTATAAATAGGCCGGAGAGGAGAAATGCATTCCGACCTCAAACAGTGAAGGAGCTGATGCGCGCGTTCAATGATGCTAGAGATGATAACTCTATCGGAGTTATTATTTTCACGGGAAAG GGTACAAAGGCCTTTTGCAGCGGCGGTGACCAATCATTCAGGGGAAAGGAAGGTTACGCTGATTATGATAGTTTCGGTCGACTAAATGTTTTAGATTTGCAG GTCCAAATTCGTCGTCTCCCCAAACCAGTGATTGCTATG GTTGCAGGATATGCAGTTGGGGGTGGACATGTGCTTCATATGGTCTGCGATCTGACAATTGCAGCAGAAAATGCAATTTTTGGCCAAACAGGGCCCAAG GTTGGAAGCGTCGATGCTGGTTATGGAGCTTCCGTAATGGATCGTTTG ATTGGTCCGAAACGAGCGCGCGAGATGTGGTTTATGGCAAGGTTTTACAACGCTGCTGAAGCAGACAAAATGGGGCTTGTCAACACTGTCGTCCCT TTGGAGAAGCTGGAAGAGGAGACAGTTAAGTGGTGTAGAGAGATCCTAAGGAACAGCCCCATGGCGATTCGCGTTGCCAAATCTGCTCTGAATGCCGTTGATGATGGCCATTCTGGACTTCAG CAAATGGGAGGAGATGCGACCCTTCTCTTCTATGGAACAGAGGAAGGCACGGAGGGGAAGAACGCCTACTTGCAGCGCAGGAAACCCGATTTCTCCAGATTTCCCCGTCTGCCTTGA